From a single Papilio machaon chromosome 19, ilPapMach1.1, whole genome shotgun sequence genomic region:
- the LOC106716135 gene encoding TBC1 domain family member 1 isoform X3, which produces MREPSPGAASPRGSTGSLSSGAVTRNIGFQQTNGSDQLPWTSPAISLPGNCNSNLTNDSSGLVRSVSNASALTSLCADLSPSDSHFFEVLYIGKVRISQRKVPETLIDDALHKFAQHEAEKIKNQRRHSLISSTGTSLYSNSSENLKDDTKSDAVSENVHNRNSNLITSTTPLEPDKNHAWKSVENIQQTKQLVKSESNEVDKEFDTFSKERVEKNTQIRKTSQTPLEPTVLVLNVPTNLGTVTEDEEKTEEIQSVISETASSITQFCQTNFINSNTDTLDNVVRDTNPFRKEICEGTDDTKSIDVKDPLLNIPIKNATPVIKNDIDTKSKDNISGSPTSDDSKTQKPLQLKLERNNDKIGAMPENKQFLRDRSASIGTLNLKTPLAHLIGEQNRTMLFQVGRSELRLISPDRKQVLLQRAFAHVASCVLGRASTDHFGFVCRDAGDTFACYVFKCESDSIATEVVNAIRQAFVAHAELLKKSREKSSNMTCEHCPLLWYHRLCHDIEGMNEKKTHAFILRRIEQLPEEEQELIVTKYQGGTNHMYEVSEHNGFLMMLLRAHCEAKQQRHVHDTAENRSEFLNQYLGGSTIFMKAKRSLSSGFDHLLKRKASRDDSSLVVAPTKKEAVLETSSEAGGGDLQPPDLRAKSLSPAVHTADRDPTGSPVIPPPLEEEPEELRDDTTPVNSPMMDIFLKVSDSRPANTEPGSESDATWRQAIYEKATQAHDTHEDELTPGALLGRAGGAGRPGRRRSRDQLRQLWRMAIDQTILLVRMEKENARLKESEESSAVRRIKLEYAELGASDGGVVQMWDSLLARDRSQPAPRVDRHMLTQAVRRGVPRVSRGAVWYFLAEQASLRLPPADVRACPRYHTPYRALLASLTKHQHAILIDLGRTFPKHGYFAAALGPGQLALYNILKAYSLLDPEVGYCQGLSFVAGVLLLHMEEAEAFALLRHLMFRRGLRKQYLPDMSALQVQLYQLSRLVRDEEPELWARLAALDVAPALYAAPWMLTLFTSQFPLGFVVRVFDLIFLESLDVVFSVSLALLWAHRDGLLMCTSCEEAAEYLKHKLPDMDNNIYEKVMKKVASLDIGRQLSEYAVEYAVLSEEMPRLAALSSDNQRLAADNQRMTSELDSAMDAIDNYQKTQARLEQQNKALEQQLALLSRHLAVQRDLPPDVRRVIQPYAKKLSFGSKIFSNKFASEEDDDPKRNFKTGASAPNLFSKTSKEEVMNAVNRESNKSSPDADRRHFMMKKSQSIHSGLIAPKNYAMKVLDEKPETQQQFRSEHLSESLRELGRKSSGFFANTHEQIRQERLFEQQLKHDFDENLKKPDRKLTPTSYLDDLNIFQSRKSMSLNLIPNTKTQESKNDSGFVTPLSPGEAERKEEVSSIISHPLSDCDVDIKFDGQSTKLKQIRPLRPHNRAL; this is translated from the exons ATGCGGGAGCCGTCCCCGGGGGCCGCCAGCCCCAGGGGGTCGACGGGCTCGCTGAGCAGCGGCGCCGTGACCCGCAACATCGGCTTCCAACAGACCAACGGTTCCGACCAACTACCCTGGACCAGCCCCGCCATATCACTACCTGGCAACTGTAATTCTAACTT AACAAACGACTCATCAGGATTAGTCCGGAGTGTCAGTAACGCTTCTGCTCTCACTTCCTTATGCGCTGATCTCTCACCATCTGACTCACATTTCTTTGAG GTTCTTTATATCGGCAAAGTAAGAATATCACAGAGGAAAGTTCCGGAAACTCTGATAGATGACGCCCTTCACAAGTTTGCTCAACACGAGGCGGAGAAAATCAAGAACCAGAGGCGGCACAGTCTTATATCTTCTACCGGT ACTTCACTCTACAGCAATTCATCAGAAAACTTAAAAGACGATACGAAATCTGATGCAGTCAGTGAAAATGTACATAACAGGAATAGTAATCTGATCACGAGCACAACACCGCTCGAACCTGACAAAAACCATGCTTGGAAAAGCGTCGAAAATATACAACAGACTAAACAACTCGTTAAAAGCGAAAGCAACGAAGTAGACAAAGAATTCGATACGTTTAGTAAGGAAAGGGTTGAGAAAAATACTCAAATACGAAAAACTAGTCAAACGCCTTTGGAACCAACCGTGTTGGTACTAAACGTACCCACAAATTTGGGTACAGTGACAGAAGACGAGGAAAAGACTGAAGAAATACAATCAGTGATATCCGAAACTGCGTCATCGATAACGCAATTTTGTCAAacgaattttataaattcaaatacggATACACTTGACAATGTTGTCAGAGACACTAATCCGTTTCGCAAAGAGATCTGTGAAGGAACCGATGATACAAAAAGTATAGACGTAAAAGATCCTTTACTCAACATACCAATAAAAAATGCTACACCTGtgattaaaaatgatatagaTACCAAATCTAAAGACAACATTTCAGGCAGTCCAACATCAGACGATTCTAAAACCCAAAAACCTTTACAATTGAAACTTGAAAGGAATAATGATAAGATCGGAGCAATGCCGGAGAACAAACAGTTTCTAAGAGACAGATCTGCTTCCATAGGAACATTGAATTTGAAGACACCTCTAGCTCATTTAATTGGAGAACAAAACAGAACTATGCTTTTCCAG GTGGGCAGGTCTGAGCTGCGGCTGATCAGTCCGGACCGCAAGCAGGTGCTGCTGCAGCGCGCGTTCGCGCACGTGGCCAGCTGCGTGCTGGGCCGCGCCAGCACCGACCACTTCGGCTTCGTGTGTCGCGACGCCGGCGACACCTTCGCCTGCTACGTCTTCAAGTGCGAGAGCGACTCCATCGCCACCGAAGTTGTCAATG CAATAAGACAGGCGTTCGTGGCGCACGCGGAGCTGCTGAAGAAGTCTCGGGAGAAGTCGTCCAACATGACGTGCGAGCATTGCCCGCTGCTGTGGTACCACCGCCTCTGTCATGACATCGAAG GCATGAACGAGAAGAAGACGCACGCGTTCATCTTGCGGCGCATCGAGCAGCTGCCGGAGGAGGAGCAGGAGCTGATCGTCACCAAGTACCAGGGCGGCACCAACCACATGTACGAG GTGAGCGAGCACAACGGCTTCCTGATGATGTTGTTGCGCGCGCACTGCGAGGCCAAGCAGCAGCGCCATGTGCACGACACCGCAGAGAACAG ATCGGAGTTCCTCAACCAGTACTTGGGCGGCAGCACGATATTCATGAAGGCCAAGCGCTCCCTCTCCAGCGGCTTCGACCACTTGCTGAAGAGGAAGGCGAGCAGAGACGACAGCAGCCTGGTGGTCGCGCCGACTAAGAAG GAAGCGGTGCTGGAGACGAGTTCGGAGGCTGGGGGCGGTGATCTGCAGCCGCCAGACCTCAGGGCCAAGTCTTTGTCGCCCGCCGTACACACCGCTGACAGAG ATCCAACGGGATCTCCCGTGATTCCTCCACCACTGGAGGAGGAACCGGAGGAGTTGAGGGATGACACCACGCCTGTCAACTCCCCCATGATGGATAT CTTCCTCAAAGTGAGCGATTCGCGACCAGCTAACACGGAGCCCGGCAGCGAGTCTGATGCCACGTGGCGACAGGCCATCTACGAGAAGGCCACGCAGGCACATGACACACATGAAG ATGAGCTGACACCAGGCGCGCTGCTGGGGCGTGCAGGGGGCGCGGGGCGCCCGGGTCGACGGCGCAGTCGCGACCAGCTGCGCCAGCTGTGGCGCATGGCCATCGACCAGACCATACTGCTCGTGCGCATGGAGAAGGAGAACGCCAGGCTCAAAG AGAGCGAGGAGTCGTCGGCAGTGCGCCGCATCAAGCTGGAGTACGCGGAGCTGGGTGCGAGCGACGGCGGCGTGGTGCAGATGTGGGACTCTCTGCTGGCGCGCGACCGCTCGCAGCCCGCGCCGCGCGTCGACAGGCACATGCTCACGCAGGCCGTGCGCAGAG GAGTGCCGCGGGTGTCGCGGGGCGCGGTGTGGTACTTCCTGGCGGAGCAGGCCAGTCTGCGTCTGCCGCCGGCGGACGTGCGCGCCTGTCCGCGCTACCACACGCCGTACCGCGCACTGCTCGCCTCGCTCACCAAGCACCAGCACGCCATACTCATCGACCTCG GTCGCACGTTCCCTAAGCACGGGTACTTCGCGGCGGCGCTGGGTCCGGGCCAGCTGGCACTTTACAACATTCTGAAGGCGTACTCGCTGCTCGATCCCGAGGTCGGCTACTGCCAGGGCCTCAGCTTCGTCGCCGGCGTGCTGCTGCTGCAC ATGGAGGAGGCGGAGGCGTTCGCGCTGCTGCGACACCTGATGTTCCGGCGCGGGCTGCGCAAGCAGTACCTGCCCGACATGAGCGCGCTGCAGGTCCAG CTGTACCAGCTGTCGCGGCTGGTGCGCGACGAGGAGCCGGAGCTGTGGGCGCGGCTGGCGGCGCTGGACGTGGCGCCCGCGCTCTACGCCGCGCCCTGGATGCTCACCCTCTTCACCAGCCAGTTCCCGCTCGGCTTCGTCGTCAGGGTCTTCG ATCTGATCTTCCTGGAGTCTCTGGACGTGGTGTTCTCTGTGTCGCTGGCGCTGCTGTGGGCGCACCGCGACGGCCTGCTGATGTGCACCAGCTGCGAGGAGGCCGCCGAGTATCTCAAACACAAGCTGCCCGACATGGACAACAACATCTACGAAAAGGTCATGAAGAAG GTGGCGAGCCTGGACATCGGCCGGCAGCTGAGCGAGTACGCGGTGGAGTACGCCGTGCTCAGTGAGGAGATGCCTCGCCTTGCCGCCCTCTCCAGCGACAACCAGCGCCTCGCCGCAGACAACCAGCGCATGACCAGCGAGCTGGAC TCGGCGATGGACGCCATCGACAACTATCAGAAGACGCAGGCGCGGCTCGAGCAGCAGAACAAGGCGCTGGAGCAGCAGTTGGCCCTGCTGAGTCGGCACCTGGCCGTGCAGCGTGACCTGCCGCCCGACGTGCGCCGCGTCATCCAGCCCTACGCCAAGAAGCTCTCCTTCGGCTCCAAGATATTCTCCAACAAGTTCGCCAGCGAGGAGGACGACGACCCCAAGAGGAATTTCAAAACGGGCGCCAGCGCACCCAACCTCTTCTCCAAGACATCCAAGGAGGAGGTGATGAACGCAGTGAACAGGGAAAGTAATAAATCTTCCCCCGACGCCGACAGGAGACACTTTATGATGAAGAAATCTCAGTCCATACACTCGGGCCTGATCGCGCCCAAAAACTACGCGATGAAGGTCCTGGACGAGAAGCCGGAGACGCAGCAGCAGTTCCGCTCGGAGCACTTGTCCGAGTCTCTGCGGGAGCTCGGCAGGAAGAGCTCAGGTTTCTTCGCCAACACGCACGAGCAGATCCGGCAGGAGCGGTTGTTCGAGCAGCAGCTGAAGCACGACTTCGACGAGAACCTGAAGAAGCCGGACCGCAAGCTGACGCCGACTTCGTACCTCGACGACCTCAACATATTCCAGAGCAGGAAGAGTATGTCGTTGAATTTGATACCCAACACGAAGACGCAGGAGTCGAAAAACGACAGCGGGTTCGTGACGCCGCTGAGCCCGGGCGAGGCGGAGAGGAAGGAGGAGGTGTCCTCTATCATCTCCCACCCGCTCAGCGACTGCGACGTCGACATCAAGTTCGACGGTCAGTCCACCAAGCTGAAGCAGATCCGTCCTCTGCGTCCTCACAACCGCGCACTCTAG